GCCGGTAGCCAAATTCTCAATTGTTCTATTACAGATAATCTGCTTAGAAAAGCAGGTTATTTATTCTTCTCAGATTACTTGAAAACTGTAAAGGCGTAAACTTAGGAACCGCCGTATACCGGACGGTTCGTACGGTGGTGTGAGAGGTCGGGGAAATTATTTAATTTCCCCTCCTACTCTATTTGTAGGATTATACGAGGTCTTTCGATGAATCTGCTTATTTGCTGCTAAATAAGGTATAATTAGAAATATTATGCGATTGGAGAGACTTTTATGTTAAATATGAAATGGTTTTGGAGACAGTTTATTTCAGATTGGAACACCGGATTTAAGTCACACATGAGAACTGTCATTCTTTTTGTCGTTTTCAGTACATTATGGATTTTTGGCTCGGACTATTTTTTCGCTGTCCTGTTTTCTGATTTAAAGGTCTATGCGATGATTCAGTCCAGCAAGGGAATGTTATATGTCATTGTGACTGCAGTTTTTTTGGTTTTTCTATTATATACCGATTACAAGCGAATCACTTATTATATGGTTAATGCAGAGAGAAAGAGACTTCGATTGGATAATCCTGTAAAAGCAGGACTAAGATATACCTTCCGCCTGATCAACGAACTGATGACGGACGATCAATCTGACATCAAATCAAGTTCAATCGACGTATTCAAGGAGATATTCGAGCACTTGGAAGGTGTGGATATGGGCTCAGTGTATGTGGTCACCGATAAGAACGTGGAATACATACACACTGTTGGTTATGATATGGACCTGTTGAACAACTTGCCGTTTTTGCATGAAGAGTTTCAAGTCTTCAGCTTCAACCACAGCAAAAACCTGTCGCAGGAAAAGCAAATCAGAAAAATCCTGGGTAAATCAAATTACGAAAAGTATTCCAAGAGTTCGTCAGCAATTGCTGAGTCTGTAAGTGTTGCTTTCAGACTGGAGGACGACCTCTATTTAGGAATGAGTTTTGACATCAGTAAGATGCAGTTTGACACAACAAAACACGGATTTTCAGAAAATGAGATAAGAGAACTCAAGGAACTTCAGATTTTGCTTAATGCGACAATTGACATTAGAAAATATAACACCGAAAAGAAAGTGATTCAGAAGGATATCGTGAACACCTTTATCCATGCGATGGAATATCATGACTTTTCGAGTGAAGGACACTCTCAAGAAGTGGCGGACCTTAGTCATAAGATAGGCGTTGAATTGGGACTTTCTCAAAGCGAGCTGGAAGATCTGAAGTGGGCTTCGCTGTTACATGACATAGGCAAGCTGGTGATTCCTTTTGAGATTTTAAATAAGGTCATGCCTCTTACGACTGCAGAACGGAATATCATCAATGAACATGCTAGCGTAGGAGCCAGTTTTTTAGTGGAATCTGAATCGGTCAAGCATATCGCAAAGTTTATCAGACATCATCATGAACGATATGATGGTACCGGCTATCCCTCAGGACTTGAAGGGGTTGGCATACCGCTGATTTCAAGAATAATTTCTCTGACGGATGCCTGGCATGCGATTACAAACTCTAGACCCTATAAGGAAAAGCTTGAGTTTGTGGATGCGATCGAAGAGATCGAAAGCTGTAAGGGCACACAGTTCTGTCCTGAGGTTGTCGATGCGTTTTTAAGAATAATCAATGAAAAAGATAGATGACCGCGATGTGACGGGTCGTCTATCTTTTTTTAGTAGTTGTCCTTATCTCTGATGAAGTTGCTTGTACTTGGCTTGACTGCGGGGTTTTGATCAAGGTCTTGAATTTCCTGTTTTAAATACAGCATTCTGTCATCTAGCTGAGCGATCAGGTCGGCGCACTCTTGCAACTGCCCTTGAATACTGATGGGGGCTTTCTCTCGGTACTTGTAATAGATCTTATGTTCGATACTTGCCCAAAAATCCATACCGATGGTTCTTAGTTGAATTTCTACACGTGTAGGGACTGTACCGCTGCTTAGAAAGACTGGGTATTCGATATGCACATGAAGGCTTCTGTAGCCATTGGATTTTGGGTTTTGAATGTAATCTTTGATCGCTACGATTTTGATGTCGGATTGGCTTTCGAGCAAGTCGACGACGCGGTAGATGTCAGCTGAAAAGGCGCATATGATACGGATACCGGCGATGTCGAAGATATGCTCCTTTGCATTTTCAACGGTTGGTGCATGCCCCAATCTAACCAGCTTTTCCATGATGCTTCTTGTTTTTTTGACTCGGTGACGGATATGCTCTATTGGATTATAGTCATGGATGTTTCGAAATTCCTCATCCAGAATATTGAGTTTTGTCCTTATTTCTTCTACAGCGAACTTGTGGACAAGAAGTAAATCTCGCCAAGGCTTCATATCATCGGTCATTAATGTATCATACATCGCAGATCTCCTTTAGTCACAGGGATAGGAATTTATTTACTCATCATTTTTTGACGGCTCTGCTCGCTGAAAATGAAAGCGACTAGCTTCTTTTTTTCAACGGGAGACAGCTCCTCAAATGCGATTCGAAGTATAAAGGAAGCCTGATTTTCATGATTGATGGTTTCAAGCACGCGACCTTTAAAGGTGTATTCAAAAAGATCCAAGGTGACGATGATATCGAGCGTCTGACCTTCTTCGATTGGAGTCTGTATCATGCACCTCATGCCACCTGCGCTGATATTCTGAGTAACACCTTCAAGCACCTGATCGCCTAGCGCTGCGATCTTTACCTCACGTAAGATCGGAAGCCTGAAGTCTTCTCGTCTTTGGGTCTGTTCGATGTTATCGCTAAGCGAGACCACTAAAACAACTTCGTTGCCGTTTCGGTCCACTTGAGTGATGTGGCCGTTCATGTTTAAAATTCCAGTGGTTTCCTTTTGGGTGGTCAAGGAAACCGGCTTGTTGCTATAAAATGTTTGCTCGGCAGAGGTGAGTCTTGCGTTGATGACGATCTTATCGTTGTCGATTATCGTTTCAAGAGCGCTAAGCAGCGTATGTGTGTCACCAGAGTTTGTTCCTATATGTAATTGAAGCTGGTCACCTGTTTTGAGCATGCGTTTAAGGTTTTTTTTCATAAGTCTCCCCATTCTTTTTTCTAGTTATATCTTACATTAAATTGGCTTGTGAATCTATACAACCGACTAAGATTGAGCGATGTTTTAAACAAATGTTCACTATTTTCAGACTAAAATTTATGATAATATAGAATTTGAGGAAAAGGGGGTACCAAAGTGAAAAACATTGAAAAATACGCAGACCTGCTGGTGCAGGTGGGCATAAACATTCAAAAGGGTCAAACGCTTGTGATAAGCGCACCGATTGAAACCGCTGACTTCGCAAGACTTGCCGCTAAAAAGGCATATGAAGCAGGTGCGAAGGAAGTTGTAATGAGATGGCTTGATGAACAGTCGGCTAGAATGAGATTCGATATGGCATCCGACGAGGTATTCGACGAGGTAGCCGATTGGATTAAGCCGTTCTTTGACGGATATGCCGAAATGGGAGCCGCATTTTTAACGATCTCGGCATCTGATCCTGAGATGATGAAGGGTGTCGACCCAAAAAGAATGAGTAGGCAGCAGAAATCGTCTTCTCAAGCTTTACTCAATTACAGAACAAGAATGATGAGCAATAAGAATGTATGGTGCGTCGCTTCGATTCCTACTGAAGGATGGGCGGTCAAGGTGTTCCCAGGTGTTCCAAAAGAACAGGCGATCGACCTTTTATGGGATGCCATCTACAAGGCTGTCAGGGTGGATCAGGATGAGCCTATAAAGGCTTGGAGAGAGCATCAGGCAAATCTAAATGAGAAACTGGAGTTTTTAAATGGTCATCAATTTGAAAAACTGATTTATAAAAACAGTATCGGTACCAATGTGGAAGTGAAACTTCCTAAAGACCATTTATGGTTTGGCGGTGGAGACGAGTCTGTAGACAGCTATCTGTTTGTAGCTAATATGCCTACGGAAGAAGTGTTCACAATGCCTGATAAGGACGGCGTCAATGGTAGGATCGTTAGTTCGATCCCGTTAAACTATCACGGAAACCTTATTGAAGAGTTCTGGTTTGAATTTAAGGATGGTTTAGTGGTCGAGTATGGTGCTGCTAAGGGAGAAGATGTTCTTGCAGAGCTGCTAGCGACTGACGAAGGTGCTAGAAGACTTGGAGAAGTAGCTCTTGTTCCTTATGATTCACCGATTTCAAATCAAAAGATCCTGTTTTACAATACGCTATATGACGAGAATGCATCATGCCACTTTGCTGTAGGTAAGGCGTATCCTACTTGTATCAAGGGTGGAGAGGACATGTCAAAAGAAGAGTTGCTTTCAAGAGGAGCTAATGATTCCATTACCCATGTCGATTTCATGATAGGCACACCGGACTTGGAGATTGTGGGCATCAAATCGACCGGCGAATCGGTACCGGTGTTTATCAACGGTAATTTCTGTTAATGTTAAGGCATCTTCTTTACAAGGGAAGATGCCTTTTGACTAGGGGCGAAAATGGTGAAAAAATATGTTGCAGGTAAACCTGGACTGCTAAAAAAAATGAATAAGACAAGTATCATCAAATTGATTGTCAAGAATGGACAGATTTCAAGGTCCATGTTGTCTAAGAGGACAGGACTTGCGCTGCCAAGTGTGATGCGCTTAGTGGATGAGATGATCGAGGACAAGCTGATTGTCGAGATAGGAAAAGGATCTTCCACAGGTGGAAGGAAACCCAGCCTTTTGACAATCAACAGCCACTATGGGTATCTGATTGGTATTGAAATAGCGATAAAATGTTCTGTGATTATCACGGATTTTAGCGGGTGTATCCTCGCAAAATGGGAATCCGATGATCTTGGTACTTCGACTCCTGAAGAGGTGCTTGAAAAGCTTCTATATCAGATGGAAGTGCTTATTGATACGTGCAAACTTAATCATGACCAGATTCTGGGTGTTGGCATAGGAACTCCAGGATCTGACTTTAAGCATACGATCGATAAGAAGCGTGCAATTCTAAAAGGATGGAATACCATTGATATCAAAGGCTATTTCGAAGAGAACTCATCTTTTAAAATCGTAACCGAGAATGTTGCCCGTACAAGAACTCAAGCCGAACTTTGGTTTGGCCATGGTAGGACACTTGACGATTTTATCTATGTCTTCATCGATCAAGGTGTAGGAATAGGTATTGTCAAGAATGATTTGATCCACAAAGGTGACACAGGAGTGGCCGGTGAGTTCGGTCATACTACCATTGCCTATAAGGGCCGTGAATGCTACTGCGGTAATAAAGGCTGTTTAGAGATGTATGTATCGGCAGGTGCGATCATGAGGGCATTAGAGGAGAAAGGATACGATATTAGCGATCTGTCCTTTGACGGTTTAGTGGCTGGAGCGACCGATGACAGAATCCTGGCCGAGTTGCATGAATCCGGATCGATTTTAGCAACGGGAATCGCCAATCTGATCAATTTATTTAATCCCCATGCCGTCATACTTGGGGGAATCGTGCCACAAAGCAGTTCGATTGTGGTCGATCGGATAAAAACTCTCTTAAAGGAGCTTGTCTTTTCAAACGCGGCCAGACACACACCTGTCTATGTCAGTGAAATGAACCTTCGGCATGAGTGCTTGGGCAGCATCGCACTATTGCTAAGCGATTTTTTTTAAACACAGATAAATTCTGTGTTTTTTTATTTGATTTACAGTTAACTTATGATAATATGGGTTTGTTACATAATGTAACAAAGCGTAAATAACACGGATTGTCTCTTTGGAAAGTTAAAAAAAGGAGTAATGATGAAAAGATCGGATATAAATAATGCATTACAGTGGTCAAGGAATCTACTGGAAACTTATCAAATAAAACTACCGCCTTTTGGATACTGGACGATGG
The Fusibacter sp. A1 DNA segment above includes these coding regions:
- a CDS encoding HD-GYP domain-containing protein, whose product is MLNMKWFWRQFISDWNTGFKSHMRTVILFVVFSTLWIFGSDYFFAVLFSDLKVYAMIQSSKGMLYVIVTAVFLVFLLYTDYKRITYYMVNAERKRLRLDNPVKAGLRYTFRLINELMTDDQSDIKSSSIDVFKEIFEHLEGVDMGSVYVVTDKNVEYIHTVGYDMDLLNNLPFLHEEFQVFSFNHSKNLSQEKQIRKILGKSNYEKYSKSSSAIAESVSVAFRLEDDLYLGMSFDISKMQFDTTKHGFSENEIRELKELQILLNATIDIRKYNTEKKVIQKDIVNTFIHAMEYHDFSSEGHSQEVADLSHKIGVELGLSQSELEDLKWASLLHDIGKLVIPFEILNKVMPLTTAERNIINEHASVGASFLVESESVKHIAKFIRHHHERYDGTGYPSGLEGVGIPLISRIISLTDAWHAITNSRPYKEKLEFVDAIEEIESCKGTQFCPEVVDAFLRIINEKDR
- a CDS encoding GTP pyrophosphokinase family protein; amino-acid sequence: MYDTLMTDDMKPWRDLLLVHKFAVEEIRTKLNILDEEFRNIHDYNPIEHIRHRVKKTRSIMEKLVRLGHAPTVENAKEHIFDIAGIRIICAFSADIYRVVDLLESQSDIKIVAIKDYIQNPKSNGYRSLHVHIEYPVFLSSGTVPTRVEIQLRTIGMDFWASIEHKIYYKYREKAPISIQGQLQECADLIAQLDDRMLYLKQEIQDLDQNPAVKPSTSNFIRDKDNY
- a CDS encoding flagellar brake protein, giving the protein MKKNLKRMLKTGDQLQLHIGTNSGDTHTLLSALETIIDNDKIVINARLTSAEQTFYSNKPVSLTTQKETTGILNMNGHITQVDRNGNEVVLVVSLSDNIEQTQRREDFRLPILREVKIAALGDQVLEGVTQNISAGGMRCMIQTPIEEGQTLDIIVTLDLFEYTFKGRVLETINHENQASFILRIAFEELSPVEKKKLVAFIFSEQSRQKMMSK
- a CDS encoding aminopeptidase; this translates as MKNIEKYADLLVQVGINIQKGQTLVISAPIETADFARLAAKKAYEAGAKEVVMRWLDEQSARMRFDMASDEVFDEVADWIKPFFDGYAEMGAAFLTISASDPEMMKGVDPKRMSRQQKSSSQALLNYRTRMMSNKNVWCVASIPTEGWAVKVFPGVPKEQAIDLLWDAIYKAVRVDQDEPIKAWREHQANLNEKLEFLNGHQFEKLIYKNSIGTNVEVKLPKDHLWFGGGDESVDSYLFVANMPTEEVFTMPDKDGVNGRIVSSIPLNYHGNLIEEFWFEFKDGLVVEYGAAKGEDVLAELLATDEGARRLGEVALVPYDSPISNQKILFYNTLYDENASCHFAVGKAYPTCIKGGEDMSKEELLSRGANDSITHVDFMIGTPDLEIVGIKSTGESVPVFINGNFC
- a CDS encoding ROK family protein, coding for MKKYVAGKPGLLKKMNKTSIIKLIVKNGQISRSMLSKRTGLALPSVMRLVDEMIEDKLIVEIGKGSSTGGRKPSLLTINSHYGYLIGIEIAIKCSVIITDFSGCILAKWESDDLGTSTPEEVLEKLLYQMEVLIDTCKLNHDQILGVGIGTPGSDFKHTIDKKRAILKGWNTIDIKGYFEENSSFKIVTENVARTRTQAELWFGHGRTLDDFIYVFIDQGVGIGIVKNDLIHKGDTGVAGEFGHTTIAYKGRECYCGNKGCLEMYVSAGAIMRALEEKGYDISDLSFDGLVAGATDDRILAELHESGSILATGIANLINLFNPHAVILGGIVPQSSSIVVDRIKTLLKELVFSNAARHTPVYVSEMNLRHECLGSIALLLSDFF